A genome region from Euphorbia lathyris chromosome 4, ddEupLath1.1, whole genome shotgun sequence includes the following:
- the LOC136226407 gene encoding uncharacterized protein, translating to MAIPVKSLCVVAFLVAFALYGANAAGECGKQTADQVAQSMQSCAPASQNADAAVSAECCALAAKMVDNPQCMCAVAYSDTIRNSGGKPENALSIPKRCGLANRPAGQKCGAVSIP from the exons ATGGCAATTCCAGTGAAATCCCTTTGCGTTGTAGCATTCTTGGTAGCTTTTGCTCTATATGGAGCAAATGCGGCTGGAGAATGTGGGAAACAGACAGCTGATCAGGTAGCTCAGAGCATGCAATCTTGCGCACCAGCATCACAAAACGCAGATGCTGCTGTTTCTGCAGAGTGCTGTGCTCTTGCTGCCAAAATGGTCGACAATCCTCAATGTATGTGTGCTGTTGCTTATTCTGATACTATCAGAAATTCTGGAGGCAAACCCGAAAACGCTCTTTCCATTCCCAAACGATGCGGCTTAGCTAACCGTCCTGCTGGCCAGAAGTGTGGAG CTGTTTCAATTCCATGA
- the LOC136226406 gene encoding DNA polymerase zeta processivity subunit, whose amino-acid sequence MERRENQSPQDETARILVEFLEVAITSIVFLKGVYPSGAFERRRYMNIVVQRAKHPELRDYIHSAITGLLPFMQKGLVERVAVVFYNNDNIPVERFIFKLNVNQSYGSKVEGSLEFSLRSFLMKLSVSGSLTKVLPRDCRWEITAYFRSIPQVTENKDAKLWIPTDTKQWQQPSLITPIKSLSSEPLCLQLYMEHPNQSEPKLEENTT is encoded by the exons ATGGAACGCAGAGAAAATCAATCCCCTCAAG ATGAAACGGCTCGGATACTGGTGGAGTTCTTGGAGGTAGCAATTACATCTATAGTTTTCCTCAAAGGAGTATATCCTAGTGGTGCATTTGAAAGGAGGAGGTATATGAATATAGTAGTACAGAGGGCTAAGCATCCTGAGCTCAGAGATTATATTCACTCAGCTATTACTGGGCTTCTTCCTTTTATGCAAAAG GGATTGGTCGAAAGagtggcagttgtcttttataATAATGATAACATTCCAGTGGAGAGATTCATTTTCAAGCTCAATGTGAACCAGTCTTATGGCTCGAAAGTAGAGGGAAGCCTGGAATTCTCTCTCAGATCATTTTTAATGAAGCTTTCTGTCTCAGGCTCTCTAACCAAGGTTCTCCCACGCG ATTGCAGGTGGGAGATAACAGCTTACTTTCGTTCCATTCCTCAGGTTACCGAAAACAAAGATGCTAAGTTATGGATCCCAACGGACACGAAGCAATGGCAACAACCTTCACTAATTACCCCAATCAAGTCGCTGAGTAGCGAGCCTTTATGTTTGCAGTTATATATGGAACATCCAAACCAATCTGAACCTAAACTTGAAGAGAACACCACCTAA